TCCGCCAGCGCGCCATGCGCCCGCGCGTGCTGATCTACACGTCCATCCTGGCCCTGATCATCATCGCCGTGTGTACGTCGCTGGCCCTGCGCACGCCCCTGAAAATGGACGTGATCCGCGACCGCGGTTCGATGGGACGCGAGGTGGAAGACGGCATGATCGAAAACGTCTATCGTCTGCAGATCATGAACACCTCGGAGCAAAGCCAGCATTTCAAAATCAGCGCTTCCGGCTTGCCGGGTCTGACCTTGCTGACGCGCGACGAAGTGACCTTGCAGCCGACGGAAACGCTGGGCTGGCCGATCCGCCTGCGCGTGCCGCACGGCGTCGGCGAGAAGGGCTCGAACAAGATTGCGATCGAATTGCACTCGCTGGACGACCCGTCGCTGCATGTGCGCGAAAGCGCGGTGTTCATCGTGCCGCGGTGACGTTGATTTGGGGTCGGCCCCTCCGGGTCCGACCCCGTTATTTCGCCGTAGGGGTATCATCAATCATGCGTTAGGGTCACTTGATTTTCAACCCGGAAGCAAAAGCTGGAGTCGGACCCAAAGGGTCCACCCCCAAGGAGAACACAATGTCCGACAGTCTGAAACTGCAACCTCCCGTTGCCCCCTGGTACAAGCATCGCTGGCCATGGCTGCTGATGATCGGTCCCGGCCTGTCCGTGGTCGTCGGCAGCTTCATGGGCTATATCGCGTTTACGCAGCCCGATGCGCTGGTGGTGGGCGACTATTACAAGCAGGGCAAGGCGATCAACCAGGATTTGAAGCGCGACACGATCGCCAGCGACCTGGCCATGGATACGACCCTGTCGTATGACGTCGCTGCAGCGCGCCTGAGCGGCTCCGTGCACAGCTTCGGCAAGGCGTACCAGGGGCCTTTGCAGCTGCACCTGGCGCATGCGACCCTGCCGGAAAAGGATATCAAGCTGCTGGTGCAGCCCGATGCGGCCGGCAATTTTTCCGTGGCGCTGCCGATGCTCGAGCGCAGCCGCTGGCAAGTGCTGGTGGAAAACGACAAACGCGAGTGGCGCCTGTCCGGCATCTGGACCTGGCCCGTGCAACGCAGCATCGCGCTGCACGCGGATGAAGAGCTATAACGTACAGCGCCGGGAAAAAACCGTAGCGAGCGGCAGTGATTTGTGGCTGAGAAGCACAGCTGTGCTATAGCACAGCGAGCATCGCAGGCCGCAAAGCACGACGCGCAGTAGGTTTTGACGGTGCTGTTACTTGCAGACGTCGGTGCCGGCTGTAATAGCTTTTAACTTGGCCGGCTGCAAGATCTCGATCTCGCGGTTGGAAACGCGCAGCCAGCCTTCCTTCTTGAATTTCGACAATAAACGGCTGACGCTTTCGATGGTCAGGCCCAGGTAGTTGCCGATTTCCTCGCGCGACATGCGCAACTGAAATTTGCTGGCCGAATAGCCGCGCGCTTCATAGCGCGACGCCAGGTTGACGATAAAGGCGGCAAAACGCTGCGTCGCCTGCATGTTGCCCAGCAACAGCATGACACTTTGCTCGCGCGTGATTTCCTGGCTCATCATGCGGTGGAAATGGCGCAGCAGGGTCGGCATATTGCCCAGCAATTGTTCCAGGCTGGAAAACGGGATTTCACACACTTCACTGTCTTCCAGCGCCACCGCATTACAGTGGTGACGGTCGGCGCTGATGGCGTCCATGCCCAGCAGTTCGCCCGCCATCTGGAAACCCGTCACCTGCTCTTCGCCGCCCGGATTGATCTGGTAGGTCTTGAAGTGGCCCAGACGGATCGCATACAGGTTCTGGAACGAGTCGCCGATGCGGAACAGCGAAGCGCCGCGCACGATCTTGCGGCGGCGGCCGATGATCTGGTCCAGTCTGTCCATGTCGCCCACGTCGAGGCCCATCGGCAGACACAATTGATGCATGCTGCAGGTCGAGCATCGCGCACGCAACGCTTCCACGGTCACTGTGGGCGAGGTTGGAGTGAGTAGCGCTTCAGTCATGTCGGTACCTTTTAGAAAATGCAACAACAAGTTTACTGCATACAGGGTTGCCGTGTACCAATTTCACCGCAATTTCGCTGAATAAACGACGTTCCGACTTTAATTATATGGCAACATCGTCAAAAGCCCATGCGGAGAGGGCAATTTGCGTGGCGGCGCTTGCCAAGCTGGGGTATTGATAGGAAAATTCCTGACAGCATTATCTGCCGCCTGTGCCGCCCGGTACTGAAAAGGAAATCATGAAGCCTCTCGGCATCAAAGCAAAAGTCGCGCTGGCCACCAGCCTGACCTCGATCGCCATGATCGCGCTGGTCACCATGATCCAGGTGCAGCACATGCGCGACGATTTCACCAAGGTACTGTTGAGCCAGCAGTCGTCCCTGATCAGCCGCACCGCCGCCGAGCTCGACGACAAGCTGGGCATGCTGCTGCAGATCGTCACCCTGACGGCCCGGCAGCAGCCGCCGGAACTGATCGCCCAGCCCGCCCAATTGCGCGAATACTATTCGCGCCGCTCGATGCTGGTGCTGTTCGACGACGTGCTGGTGCTCGACGCGCACGGCGCCGTCGTGGCCGACATGCCGGAAGTGGCGGGGCGCGCCGGCATCAACGTCGCCGAGCGCGAGTATTTCCAGACCGTGCTGCGCACGCGCCAGCCCATGATCACCGAGCCGATGCTGGGCAAATCGAGCGGCATGCCCATCGTGCAGATGGTCGCGCCCGTGCTGGGCGCCGATGGCCAGGTGGCCGGCGTGGTGATCGGCGTGCTGCGCCTGTACAAGGATAACCTGCTGGGGAGGTTGCGCTCGGAAAAGATCGGCAAGAGCGGCTATTACTTCGTCCTCACGCGCGGCGCCGTGCCGCGCTATGTGCTGCATCCCGACACCAGCCGTTTGCTGCAGCCGCGCCTGCCGAACGCCAACCTGACGACCACCCGGCTGCTGAAGGACGATGGCGAAGGCACCATGGTCAGCACCAACAGCCGCGGCATCACGGCCGTCAACAGCTTCAAGCGCCTGAAATCCGTAAATTGGCTGCTGGCCGCCTCGCTGCCCCTCGACGACGCCTTCGAACCGTTCGACGGCGTGCTGTACCGGCTGGTGCTGTGGAGCATCCTCGCCTCGCTGCTGGCGGCAGCCGTGCTGGGCTGGGTCACCGTGCGCCTGCTCTCGCCGCTGGTGCGCCTGCGCGACACCCTGCAGGCGCTGCGCACCAGCGGCAGCCGTTTCACCCCCGTTCCCGTGCAGCAGCGCGACGAGATCGGCGAGCTGACGGAAGCGTTCAACGGCCTGATGAGCGAGCGCGACCGCCTGCAGCAGGAGCTCGAATCGCGCGCGGCGGAGCTGGAACAGGAGCGCGACCGGGCCGAGGCGGCCAACCGCGCGAAGAGCGATTTCGTGGCCAACATGAGCCATGAAATCCGCACGCCCCTCAATGCCGTGCTGGGCATGGTGTATTTGCTGGGCAATACCAAGCTCGATACGGAACAGCGCAAGTATCTGACCATGGTGCGCGTGGCGGGCCAGTCGCTGCTGGGCATCCTCAACGACGTGCTCGATTATTCGAAGATCGAGGCACGCCGCATGGAATTGTCGCCCGTCGAATTCGACCTCGACGAGGTCATGAACACGCTGGCCACGACGATGACGATGAATGCGGGCGAAAAGGAGCTGGAACTGGCGATTGCCGTCGAGCCCGACGTGCCGCGCCGCCTCATGGGCGACGCCCAGCGGCTGCAGCAAATTCTCGTCAACCTGGCCGGCAATGCGATCAAGTTCACCGAGAGCGGCGAAGTGGTGGTGGCCGTCAGCCTGGCCGAGAAAGACAAGGGCCGCGCCTGGCTGCGCTTCGAAGTGCGCGACACGGGCATCGGCATGACGGAGTTGCAGCAACAGCAGCTGTTTGCCGCGTTTTCGCAGGGCGACCAGAGCATCACGCGGCGCTTCGGCGGCACGGGCCTGGGCCTGGCCATCAGCAAGCAGCTGATCCACATGATGGGCGGCGACATCGCCGTCGCCAGCAGCGAAGGCAAGGGCAGCCGCTTCTGGTTCAGCGTGCCGTTCGAGATGCTGGCGCAGCCGGCCGAAACGCGGCGCACGCCGACCCTGGGCCAGCTGCGCCTGCTGGTGGCCGACGACAACCGCACCACGCGCGAACTGATCGTCAAGCTGATCGAGGCATGGGGCTGGCTGGCCGACGAAGTGGACTCCGGCTTTGCCGCTATCGAACTGTACCGCGAGCGCCTGGCGCAGCAGCAGCCGTACGACGTGGTGCTGGCCGACTGGCACATGCCCGTGATGGACGGCCTGGCCACGGCCAAGGCCATCCGCCAGGCAGCCAGCGGCCAGCGCCAGCCCATCGTGGTGATGGTCAACGCCTTCGCCCGCAACCACCTGGAGGAAATCTCCAGCGCGGCCGAGGCCGACGTCGTGCTGATGAAGCCCATCACGGGCTCGAGCCTGTTCGACGCCCTGCACCAGGCGCTGATTACCAAGCACGACGGCGGCGAGCAGCGCATGCTGCAGCAGCCGCTGGGCACGGAACTGGCCGGCGTGCATTTCCTGCTGGTGGAAGACAACCATTTGAACCAGGCCGTGGCGCGCGGCATCCTCGAACACATGGGCGCCACCCTCGACGTGGTGGGCGACGGCTTGCAGGCCGTGGAACGGCTGCGCACGGAAGCGCTGCGCTACGACATCGTGCTGATGGACATGCAGATGCCCGTCATGGACGGCTTCAGCGCCACCCACATCATCCGCACGGAACTACGCTTGAGCCTGCCCGTGATCGCCATGACGGCCGGCGTGCTGGCGTCCGAGCGCGAGCGCTGCATGACGGCCGGCATCAGCGATTTCATCGCCAAGCCCG
This window of the Janthinobacterium agaricidamnosum genome carries:
- a CDS encoding FixH family protein gives rise to the protein MSDSLKLQPPVAPWYKHRWPWLLMIGPGLSVVVGSFMGYIAFTQPDALVVGDYYKQGKAINQDLKRDTIASDLAMDTTLSYDVAAARLSGSVHSFGKAYQGPLQLHLAHATLPEKDIKLLVQPDAAGNFSVALPMLERSRWQVLVENDKREWRLSGIWTWPVQRSIALHADEEL
- the fnr gene encoding fumarate/nitrate reduction transcriptional regulator Fnr — protein: MTEALLTPTSPTVTVEALRARCSTCSMHQLCLPMGLDVGDMDRLDQIIGRRRKIVRGASLFRIGDSFQNLYAIRLGHFKTYQINPGGEEQVTGFQMAGELLGMDAISADRHHCNAVALEDSEVCEIPFSSLEQLLGNMPTLLRHFHRMMSQEITREQSVMLLLGNMQATQRFAAFIVNLASRYEARGYSASKFQLRMSREEIGNYLGLTIESVSRLLSKFKKEGWLRVSNREIEILQPAKLKAITAGTDVCK
- a CDS encoding response regulator; translation: MKPLGIKAKVALATSLTSIAMIALVTMIQVQHMRDDFTKVLLSQQSSLISRTAAELDDKLGMLLQIVTLTARQQPPELIAQPAQLREYYSRRSMLVLFDDVLVLDAHGAVVADMPEVAGRAGINVAEREYFQTVLRTRQPMITEPMLGKSSGMPIVQMVAPVLGADGQVAGVVIGVLRLYKDNLLGRLRSEKIGKSGYYFVLTRGAVPRYVLHPDTSRLLQPRLPNANLTTTRLLKDDGEGTMVSTNSRGITAVNSFKRLKSVNWLLAASLPLDDAFEPFDGVLYRLVLWSILASLLAAAVLGWVTVRLLSPLVRLRDTLQALRTSGSRFTPVPVQQRDEIGELTEAFNGLMSERDRLQQELESRAAELEQERDRAEAANRAKSDFVANMSHEIRTPLNAVLGMVYLLGNTKLDTEQRKYLTMVRVAGQSLLGILNDVLDYSKIEARRMELSPVEFDLDEVMNTLATTMTMNAGEKELELAIAVEPDVPRRLMGDAQRLQQILVNLAGNAIKFTESGEVVVAVSLAEKDKGRAWLRFEVRDTGIGMTELQQQQLFAAFSQGDQSITRRFGGTGLGLAISKQLIHMMGGDIAVASSEGKGSRFWFSVPFEMLAQPAETRRTPTLGQLRLLVADDNRTTRELIVKLIEAWGWLADEVDSGFAAIELYRERLAQQQPYDVVLADWHMPVMDGLATAKAIRQAASGQRQPIVVMVNAFARNHLEEISSAAEADVVLMKPITGSSLFDALHQALITKHDGGEQRMLQQPLGTELAGVHFLLVEDNHLNQAVARGILEHMGATLDVVGDGLQAVERLRTEALRYDIVLMDMQMPVMDGFSATHIIRTELRLSLPVIAMTAGVLASERERCMTAGISDFIAKPVVVEEMMEVILRHLPKRPPVQTAGPAPVADEEVFSMAPLMRVMGRDAKGRGVLRRMVEDALNKGMTPMRDAETALQAGRHSDVARILHSVRGSVGTLGTKRLIRTAFATEEAIDAGRLDEVPALLAQTAQELEQALAAAADWLSRLKD